A single region of the Paramicrobacterium fandaimingii genome encodes:
- a CDS encoding SDR family NAD(P)-dependent oxidoreductase, whose amino-acid sequence MQEFENLVAVVTGGASGIGAATAARLADGGARVAVLDLNPDAADGRFIAVRADVADRASVEAAIRDVVDRLGGIDIVINNAGIGAQGDIAANDDAEWARVLNVNVTGIARTTAAALPHLRASRAAAVVNTSSIAATAGLPQRALYSASKGAVLSLTRAMAADHLREGIRVNCVSPGTADTPWIGRLLEKASDPAAERAALEARQPHGRLVAPGEVADAIAYLASPLSRSTTGTCIAVDGGMHELRLRPE is encoded by the coding sequence ATGCAGGAATTCGAGAACCTGGTGGCCGTCGTCACGGGAGGGGCATCGGGAATCGGCGCGGCAACGGCTGCTCGTCTCGCGGACGGCGGGGCGCGCGTCGCGGTTCTCGATCTGAATCCGGATGCCGCAGATGGGCGGTTCATCGCCGTGCGGGCAGACGTCGCCGACCGCGCTTCGGTCGAGGCCGCCATCAGAGACGTTGTCGACAGGCTCGGCGGCATCGACATCGTGATCAACAACGCGGGAATCGGCGCACAGGGCGACATCGCGGCAAACGACGATGCCGAGTGGGCACGCGTGCTCAACGTCAACGTGACCGGGATCGCGCGCACGACGGCTGCGGCCCTGCCGCATCTGCGCGCATCGCGCGCGGCAGCTGTCGTGAACACCTCGTCCATCGCGGCGACGGCGGGGCTGCCGCAGCGCGCACTGTACAGCGCGTCGAAAGGCGCTGTGCTCTCGCTGACGCGCGCCATGGCCGCAGATCACCTGCGTGAGGGCATTCGCGTCAACTGCGTCAGCCCGGGAACGGCCGACACTCCGTGGATCGGGCGGCTTCTCGAAAAGGCGTCCGACCCTGCGGCCGAGCGCGCCGCGCTTGAGGCACGCCAGCCTCACGGCAGGCTCGTCGCGCCCGGCGAGGTTGCCGACGCCATCGCCTACCTCGCCAGCCCACTGTCACGATCGACAACCGGAACCTGCATCGCGGTTGACGGCGGCATGCACGAGCTGCGCTTGCGCCCTGAATAG
- a CDS encoding ABC transporter ATP-binding protein, protein MQSAALSIRGLVKHFGSKTAVAGIDLDVPAGSFYGLVGPNGAGKTTTLSMATGLLRPDAGGISIHGVDVWQNLVEAKKLVGVLSDGVALFDRLTGQQLVTYAGMLCGLDRSSAVERTADLLTMLDLTEAGSSLVVDYSAGMTKKIALACALVHAPRLLVLDEPFESVDPVSAANIRDILAEYARGGGTVIVSSHSMDLVQRMCDHVAIVSQGQVVSAGTVDEVRAGSTLEDRFVELVGGRRHAEGPSWLQSS, encoded by the coding sequence GTGCAGTCAGCAGCGCTCTCAATCCGCGGTCTTGTGAAGCATTTCGGGTCGAAGACGGCGGTTGCCGGAATCGACCTCGATGTTCCCGCCGGCTCGTTCTACGGTCTCGTCGGCCCCAACGGCGCGGGCAAGACGACGACGCTCTCCATGGCGACAGGGCTCTTGCGCCCGGATGCCGGTGGCATCAGCATCCATGGCGTCGATGTGTGGCAGAACCTCGTTGAGGCGAAGAAGCTCGTCGGCGTGCTCTCTGACGGCGTTGCGCTGTTCGACAGGCTCACGGGTCAGCAGCTCGTCACGTACGCCGGCATGCTGTGCGGCCTCGACCGAAGCAGCGCCGTTGAACGCACAGCAGATCTGCTGACGATGCTCGACCTCACCGAAGCGGGCAGCTCGCTCGTCGTGGACTACTCGGCGGGTATGACGAAGAAGATCGCGCTTGCCTGCGCCCTCGTTCATGCGCCGCGCCTTCTGGTGCTCGACGAGCCGTTCGAGTCGGTCGACCCTGTGTCGGCGGCGAACATCCGAGACATCCTGGCCGAATATGCGCGCGGCGGAGGAACGGTCATCGTCTCCAGCCACTCCATGGACCTCGTTCAGCGCATGTGCGACCACGTCGCCATCGTCTCGCAGGGGCAGGTCGTCTCCGCGGGCACCGTCGACGAGGTGCGCGCGGGATCAACGCTCGAGGACCGGTTTGTGGAGCTTGTTGGAGGTCGCCGGCACGCAGAGGGACCATCATGGTTGCAGTCCTCGTAA
- a CDS encoding L-fuconate dehydratase: MTTVIALETSDVRFPTSMQLDGSDAMNPDPDYSAAYVRIMTDAGDGHEGHGFVFTIGRGNDVEAAAIEALRHHIVGAKAEDLLDDMGQTWRSLVWDSQLRWLGPEKGVMHMAIGAVVNALWDLKAKRASLPLWQLLAGMTPEQIVDLVDFRYLTDALTRDEALQILTAAWPGRDERERMLQANGYPAYTTTPGWLGYSDEKLVRLSREAVADGFGMIKLKVGGDVGDDVRRMKLAREAVGPDIRIGVDANQRWDVAEAIAWMAELAPYDVAWVEEPTSPDDILGHAAIAKGVAPIPVATGEHVQNRIMFKQMLQAKSLSVLQIDAARVAGVNENIAILLLAAKFGVPVCPHAGGVGLCEAVQHLSMFDYVAVSGSVEGRVIEYVDHLHEHFVTPVDVHDGSYWPPSAPGAGSEMLAASRSEFAYLSQRDATSIHV; the protein is encoded by the coding sequence GTGACCACTGTGATCGCGCTTGAGACGAGCGATGTGCGTTTTCCGACGTCGATGCAGCTTGACGGGTCTGACGCGATGAACCCAGACCCGGACTACTCGGCGGCCTACGTGCGCATCATGACCGATGCAGGCGACGGCCACGAGGGCCACGGCTTCGTCTTCACGATCGGGCGCGGCAACGATGTTGAAGCGGCGGCGATCGAGGCGTTGCGCCACCACATCGTCGGCGCGAAAGCCGAAGATTTGCTCGACGACATGGGGCAGACGTGGCGTTCGCTTGTCTGGGACTCTCAGCTGCGCTGGCTCGGCCCAGAGAAGGGCGTCATGCACATGGCGATCGGCGCGGTCGTCAATGCGCTGTGGGATCTCAAGGCAAAACGGGCGAGCCTGCCGCTGTGGCAGCTTCTTGCCGGCATGACACCGGAGCAGATCGTGGATCTCGTGGACTTTCGCTACCTCACCGATGCGCTCACGCGCGACGAAGCGCTGCAGATTCTGACGGCAGCTTGGCCCGGGCGCGATGAACGCGAGCGGATGCTGCAAGCAAACGGGTACCCGGCCTACACGACGACTCCCGGATGGCTTGGCTACTCGGATGAGAAGCTCGTTCGTCTTTCCCGCGAAGCCGTCGCCGATGGATTCGGCATGATCAAGCTCAAAGTGGGAGGTGACGTCGGCGACGATGTGCGGCGCATGAAGCTGGCCCGCGAGGCTGTCGGCCCCGATATTCGCATCGGCGTCGATGCGAATCAGCGGTGGGACGTCGCCGAGGCAATCGCGTGGATGGCGGAACTCGCGCCCTATGATGTTGCCTGGGTCGAAGAGCCGACGAGCCCAGACGATATTCTCGGCCACGCGGCGATCGCGAAAGGCGTCGCGCCGATTCCGGTAGCGACCGGGGAGCACGTGCAGAATCGGATTATGTTCAAGCAGATGCTGCAGGCGAAGTCGCTCAGCGTGCTCCAGATCGACGCCGCACGCGTTGCCGGCGTCAACGAGAACATCGCCATTCTGCTTCTCGCCGCCAAGTTCGGCGTTCCGGTCTGCCCGCACGCGGGCGGCGTCGGTCTCTGCGAGGCCGTGCAGCACCTGTCGATGTTTGACTACGTTGCCGTCTCGGGCAGCGTCGAAGGTCGTGTGATCGAGTACGTCGACCACCTTCACGAGCACTTCGTTACGCCGGTCGACGTGCATGACGGCTCGTACTGGCCGCCGTCGGCCCCGGGAGCGGGCAGCGAGATGCTCGCGGCGAGCCGCAGCGAGTTCGCCTATCTGTCGCAGCGGGACGCGACCAGCATCCATGTCTGA
- a CDS encoding transporter: protein MVAVLVSLRFHSMWNSLKRSPWQMVGAAVGALYGLGMLGLLFVGFVLLSVAPLELARPIVVGAGSVLLLGWLIGPLVTVGVDQTLDPIKLSPFPISRDSQFVALTASGVLGIPGIVTTVAALGSAIIWWQHPLALIASIVCAVIAVLTCVAASRAFTTASAGVSSGRRFRELSGVVLFIPLILLGPIIIGVTEGARSIADLLPAIASVLSWTPLGAAWAVPGDVAAGEWGAAAARLAIALVTLAACVFLWRRGLDRMLSSPLRSNATAQSHKGLGLFGVVPDSRMGAVMARSLTYWMRDPRYARQLLVVPLIVALMLFYGVMGAGGMGMVTFGVIFAAFMISTSLYADIAFDGTAFALHLASGVRGTADRTGRALAVASFGVPLMVVITVVVAAVRGDFAGLPSLLGVVLNITLAGFGAASVTSVLLVFPVPKPGDSPFKSQPGAGLPSTVAMLGTFGATAVLSIPTFALGISYIVTGSSLIGWIGLAVGVVVGCAAFAAGMVIGGRVYDSRAPELLASLRK from the coding sequence ATGGTTGCAGTCCTCGTAAGCCTGCGGTTCCACTCGATGTGGAACTCGCTCAAGCGCAGCCCGTGGCAGATGGTCGGGGCGGCAGTCGGCGCACTGTATGGGCTCGGGATGCTTGGGCTGCTGTTCGTCGGGTTCGTGCTGCTCAGTGTCGCACCGCTTGAGCTCGCTCGCCCCATTGTCGTCGGAGCGGGCTCCGTTCTTCTTCTGGGGTGGCTGATTGGCCCGCTCGTCACTGTCGGCGTCGATCAGACTCTCGACCCGATCAAGCTGTCGCCCTTCCCGATTTCTCGAGACTCACAGTTTGTCGCTCTCACGGCAAGCGGTGTTCTGGGCATTCCGGGGATCGTCACGACGGTAGCCGCGCTGGGGTCGGCCATCATCTGGTGGCAGCATCCGCTCGCCCTCATCGCGTCGATCGTGTGTGCGGTGATCGCCGTGCTCACCTGCGTCGCAGCGTCACGTGCATTCACAACCGCCTCCGCTGGCGTCAGCTCTGGTCGGCGCTTCCGTGAGCTCTCCGGTGTGGTTCTGTTCATTCCGCTCATTCTTCTGGGCCCGATCATCATCGGAGTGACGGAGGGCGCTCGATCGATCGCCGACCTGCTGCCCGCCATCGCATCGGTGCTCAGCTGGACGCCGCTCGGCGCCGCGTGGGCTGTGCCCGGGGATGTCGCAGCGGGCGAATGGGGTGCTGCTGCGGCACGCCTCGCCATCGCCCTCGTCACGCTCGCCGCGTGCGTCTTTCTGTGGCGTCGAGGTCTCGACCGGATGCTGTCGAGCCCGCTGCGCTCGAACGCTACCGCCCAGTCTCACAAGGGTCTCGGGCTGTTCGGCGTCGTTCCCGACTCGCGCATGGGTGCCGTCATGGCGCGCTCACTCACGTATTGGATGCGTGATCCGCGCTATGCGCGCCAACTTCTCGTTGTGCCGTTGATTGTGGCGCTCATGCTGTTCTACGGTGTCATGGGCGCTGGCGGCATGGGCATGGTGACGTTCGGCGTCATCTTCGCAGCGTTCATGATCTCGACAAGCCTGTATGCCGACATTGCCTTCGACGGCACTGCATTTGCCTTGCATCTGGCGTCAGGCGTGCGTGGCACCGCCGATCGCACGGGTCGCGCTCTCGCCGTCGCTTCGTTCGGCGTGCCCCTGATGGTCGTGATCACTGTGGTTGTCGCGGCAGTGAGGGGAGATTTCGCCGGATTGCCGTCGCTTCTGGGCGTTGTGCTCAACATCACGCTCGCGGGCTTCGGTGCAGCGAGCGTCACATCGGTGCTCCTCGTGTTTCCGGTTCCGAAGCCCGGAGATAGCCCCTTCAAATCCCAACCCGGCGCTGGTCTACCGTCTACGGTTGCCATGTTGGGAACCTTTGGTGCCACGGCGGTGCTCTCGATTCCGACCTTCGCCCTGGGCATCAGTTACATCGTGACCGGCAGCTCGCTCATCGGGTGGATCGGGCTCGCGGTCGGCGTTGTTGTGGGGTGTGCCGCGTTTGCGGCCGGCATGGTGATCGGTGGGCGCGTCTATGACTCACGGGCACCAGAGCTTCTCGCGTCGCTGCGTAAGTAG
- the dcd gene encoding dCTP deaminase, whose protein sequence is MLLSDRDIKAELAASRIGLDPYDIDMVQPSSVDVRLDRFYRLFDNHKYPFIDPSQDQPELTRLIEVEPNESFILHPGEFVLGSTYERVSLPDDVAARLEGKSSLGRLGLLTHSTAGFIDPGFSGHVTLELSNVATLPIKLWPGMKIGQLCFFRLTSPTERPYGSSEYGSRYQGQRGPTASRSFANFHRTDVSVTDAGRAGE, encoded by the coding sequence GTGCTTCTCTCAGACCGCGACATCAAAGCAGAGCTGGCGGCCTCGCGCATCGGGCTCGATCCGTACGACATCGATATGGTTCAGCCGTCGAGCGTCGACGTGCGCCTCGATCGCTTCTATCGCCTGTTCGACAACCACAAGTATCCGTTCATCGACCCCTCGCAGGATCAGCCGGAACTGACGCGGCTCATCGAGGTGGAGCCGAACGAGTCGTTCATTCTGCACCCGGGCGAGTTTGTGCTCGGCTCGACGTACGAGCGCGTCTCGCTGCCCGACGACGTCGCAGCGCGGCTCGAGGGCAAGAGCTCGCTCGGCAGACTCGGTCTTCTCACGCACTCGACGGCCGGGTTCATCGACCCCGGCTTCTCTGGGCACGTGACCCTCGAACTCAGCAATGTGGCAACGCTGCCGATCAAGCTGTGGCCCGGCATGAAGATCGGGCAGCTCTGCTTCTTCAGGCTCACATCGCCGACAGAGCGCCCATACGGCTCGTCTGAGTACGGATCCCGCTACCAAGGGCAGCGTGGCCCGACCGCATCCCGCTCGTTCGCGAATTTTCACCGCACCGACGTGAGCGTGACGGATGCGGGCAGAGCCGGCGAATAG
- a CDS encoding ATP-dependent Clp protease proteolytic subunit — MAHDDSSPPVFTERMREQLLHKRVLVLDGVLDDDNGTLLATQLLLLAAEDSSSDIALWIHSPGGSVPSMLAIHDIMRLVPCDVSTLTLGLACSAGQFLLSAGAPGKRSALPHARILMHQGSAGIGGSAVEVEVQAADLRHNRDTVLGLIAEDTGQPIERIFDDSLHDRWYTAEQAREYGFIDQLVSSFHQVMPDRRNPIGLGV, encoded by the coding sequence ATGGCACACGATGACTCCTCACCACCGGTTTTCACCGAACGCATGCGCGAGCAGCTGCTGCACAAACGCGTGCTTGTTCTCGACGGCGTGCTCGACGACGACAACGGCACGCTGCTCGCCACCCAACTTCTGCTGCTTGCCGCCGAAGACTCCTCCTCAGACATCGCGCTGTGGATCCACTCGCCGGGAGGCAGCGTCCCGTCGATGCTCGCGATCCACGACATCATGCGGCTCGTGCCGTGCGATGTCTCGACGCTCACCCTCGGTCTCGCCTGCAGCGCAGGCCAGTTCCTCCTGTCAGCAGGGGCCCCAGGCAAGCGAAGCGCCCTGCCTCACGCACGAATTCTCATGCACCAGGGCTCGGCCGGCATCGGCGGCTCAGCCGTCGAGGTTGAGGTGCAAGCCGCCGATCTGCGTCACAACCGTGACACCGTTCTTGGGCTCATCGCCGAAGACACGGGCCAGCCGATCGAGCGCATTTTCGACGACTCGCTTCACGACCGCTGGTACACGGCCGAGCAGGCGAGGGAGTACGGCTTCATCGATCAGCTTGTTTCGAGCTTTCACCAGGTGATGCCCGACCGCAGAAATCCGATCGGACTGGGGGTCTGA
- a CDS encoding serine/threonine-protein kinase yields the protein MGSPPQIDGYSYVKLLGRGGFSDVYLYHQQLPNRFVALKVLRTDALSEALRRQFTAEANLMARVSSHSAIGTIFSAGVDAEEQPYLVMEYCSGGSLGARFRHAPLDLADVLHIGVRVASALESAHRVGVVHRDVKPANVLINDYGAAVLTDFGISAIADGFPEATRMREQAYATQSAVENNASSLGMSIPWAAPENFDDDPRVDVRSDVFSLAATLFSLLEGRSPFEVPGGSNRGAQLIARIQNGAVTPMQRQGLPSGVVEALMIGLSHEPSQRFSSALAFAQRLQQLERELGFAQTRIEVPSAPSSVPAAETMVRAEVTADPLAAATAQPQAPYLTAPPQSPPPRKSRGWLIGLIIASAAIAALVFGIGIPLAVNSSAHDEPTQSSTAEAELTIDSLKVIEGDGEWAITVPEDLAPPTELEGTVLVEGESSTTITDSSRVSFGYDLAPWDYGWESTMSPPDSGSFDTATTSGRALSQFLGVNLEGMPVGTVVIAAAPQGYFAQHSPLDDAGMTTQIVVVRINALT from the coding sequence ATGGGTTCTCCACCGCAGATCGACGGCTACAGCTATGTGAAGCTGCTCGGCCGCGGCGGATTCTCTGATGTATACCTGTATCACCAGCAGCTTCCCAACCGGTTCGTTGCCCTCAAAGTGCTGCGTACCGATGCCCTCAGCGAGGCGCTGCGCCGTCAGTTCACCGCCGAGGCGAACCTCATGGCGCGGGTGTCGTCGCACTCCGCCATCGGCACAATCTTCTCGGCGGGCGTGGATGCCGAAGAGCAGCCGTATCTCGTCATGGAATACTGCTCGGGCGGCAGCCTCGGGGCCCGCTTTCGCCATGCACCACTCGACCTCGCCGATGTTCTGCATATTGGCGTTCGGGTGGCATCCGCTCTGGAGTCTGCGCACCGCGTCGGAGTTGTGCACCGCGATGTGAAGCCGGCGAACGTTCTGATCAATGACTATGGCGCCGCGGTCCTGACCGATTTCGGCATCTCTGCCATCGCCGACGGATTTCCCGAAGCCACACGCATGCGCGAACAGGCATATGCAACGCAGTCCGCCGTCGAGAACAACGCGAGCTCCCTCGGAATGAGCATTCCGTGGGCGGCCCCCGAGAATTTCGACGACGACCCGCGCGTTGATGTGCGCAGTGACGTGTTCTCGCTCGCCGCAACGCTCTTCTCGCTGCTCGAAGGACGCAGCCCGTTCGAGGTCCCCGGCGGTTCAAACCGCGGCGCGCAGCTGATCGCCCGCATTCAGAACGGTGCCGTCACCCCGATGCAGCGCCAGGGTCTGCCCTCCGGTGTCGTCGAGGCGCTCATGATCGGGCTCAGCCACGAGCCTTCCCAGCGCTTCTCGTCGGCGCTCGCTTTCGCTCAGAGACTTCAGCAGCTCGAGCGCGAACTCGGCTTCGCGCAGACGCGCATCGAGGTGCCGTCGGCCCCGAGCAGCGTGCCCGCGGCCGAGACGATGGTGCGCGCGGAAGTCACAGCAGACCCGCTAGCCGCAGCAACGGCCCAGCCCCAGGCCCCGTATCTGACTGCACCGCCGCAATCTCCCCCACCTCGAAAGAGCCGGGGCTGGCTGATCGGCCTCATCATCGCGAGTGCAGCCATTGCCGCTCTCGTATTCGGCATCGGCATCCCTCTCGCGGTGAACAGTTCGGCGCACGACGAGCCGACGCAGTCTTCAACCGCAGAGGCCGAACTCACCATCGATAGTCTCAAGGTCATCGAAGGCGACGGCGAGTGGGCAATCACCGTTCCCGAAGATCTCGCTCCGCCCACGGAGCTTGAGGGCACCGTCCTCGTCGAAGGCGAGAGCTCAACGACAATCACCGACTCGAGCAGAGTGTCGTTCGGGTACGACCTCGCGCCGTGGGATTACGGCTGGGAATCCACCATGTCCCCGCCGGACTCCGGGTCGTTCGACACGGCGACGACGTCGGGGCGAGCCCTCTCACAATTCCTCGGGGTCAACCTCGAGGGGATGCCCGTGGGCACCGTCGTGATCGCCGCCGCGCCCCAGGGATACTTCGCGCAGCACTCTCCGCTCGATGACGCCGGAATGACGACGCAGATCGTCGTCGTGCGCATCAACGCCCTCACCTGA
- a CDS encoding fumarylacetoacetate hydrolase family protein, producing the protein MKFARLGSAGHETPAAIVDNDGTPVCYDLSPLTNDIDGAFFASGGVAEARRALTVGALTQIPDAAGQRVGSAIARPSSIICIGMNYAAHAAESGSAPPEVPIIFLKTANTIAGPNDDVTIPKGSEKTDWEVELGVVIGKRTSYLDSPADSIRHIAGFVTANDLSERAFQLEVSGGQWSKGKSCAGFSPVGPWVSTPDEVEYNNLRLRSWVNGEPRQDSRTSDFIFDVDDIVWHLSQYLVLEPGDLIMTGTPQGVALSGDYPYLKPGDVCEIDVEGLGRQRQKFVAYTS; encoded by the coding sequence ATGAAGTTTGCGCGACTCGGTTCGGCCGGGCACGAGACTCCGGCGGCGATCGTCGACAATGACGGCACACCGGTCTGCTACGACCTCTCCCCGCTCACGAACGACATCGATGGAGCGTTCTTCGCTTCCGGTGGTGTCGCCGAGGCGCGAAGGGCACTCACCGTCGGTGCTCTCACGCAGATTCCGGATGCCGCGGGGCAGCGCGTCGGCTCGGCCATCGCTCGCCCAAGTTCCATCATCTGCATCGGCATGAACTATGCCGCGCACGCCGCCGAATCAGGCTCGGCACCTCCCGAGGTTCCCATCATCTTTCTCAAAACCGCCAACACAATCGCGGGGCCGAACGACGACGTCACGATCCCGAAGGGAAGCGAGAAGACCGACTGGGAGGTGGAGCTGGGCGTCGTGATCGGAAAGCGCACGTCATATCTCGATTCGCCCGCCGACAGCATCCGCCATATCGCTGGCTTCGTCACCGCGAACGACCTCTCTGAGCGGGCTTTTCAGCTTGAGGTTTCAGGAGGGCAATGGTCGAAAGGCAAGTCGTGCGCCGGGTTCAGCCCTGTCGGCCCGTGGGTCTCGACGCCAGACGAGGTGGAGTACAACAACCTCCGTCTGCGCAGCTGGGTGAACGGCGAGCCGCGGCAGGATTCGCGCACGAGCGACTTCATCTTCGACGTCGACGACATCGTGTGGCACCTCAGCCAGTACCTCGTTCTCGAGCCCGGCGACCTCATCATGACGGGAACTCCCCAGGGAGTCGCCCTCTCCGGCGACTACCCCTACCTGAAGCCGGGCGACGTCTGCGAGATCGACGTTGAAGGGCTCGGCCGCCAGCGCCAGAAGTTCGTCGCCTACACCAGCTGA
- a CDS encoding ClpP family protease, which yields MSSYTIPNVVAQHPRGERIMDVYSNLLTERIIYLGTPVDAGVANAIIAQLLHLESESSGEPINLYINCEGGDLAAMLAVYDTMQYVQSPIATTCVGQAIAAGAVLLAAGTPGRRAVLPHTRIVLHQPAAEGRGAIPDLILQADEVVRIRSEIEEILSAHTGQPVPTLRRDTDRDRVFTSAQALDYGLVDQVLTPRRQTDAAA from the coding sequence ATGAGCTCGTACACAATCCCGAACGTCGTCGCGCAGCATCCGCGCGGCGAGCGCATCATGGACGTCTACTCGAACCTGCTGACCGAGCGCATCATCTACCTGGGCACGCCCGTCGATGCGGGGGTGGCGAACGCGATCATCGCCCAGCTGTTGCATCTCGAATCCGAGAGTTCCGGTGAGCCGATCAACCTCTACATCAATTGCGAGGGCGGCGACCTGGCCGCCATGCTGGCCGTTTACGACACAATGCAGTATGTGCAGTCGCCCATCGCGACGACGTGCGTCGGGCAGGCCATCGCGGCGGGTGCCGTTCTTCTCGCCGCGGGCACTCCGGGAAGACGCGCCGTGCTGCCGCACACGCGCATCGTGCTGCACCAGCCGGCGGCCGAGGGTCGCGGCGCGATTCCCGACCTGATTCTGCAGGCAGACGAGGTCGTGCGCATCCGATCCGAAATCGAAGAGATCCTGAGCGCTCACACCGGCCAGCCCGTTCCGACGCTGCGTCGCGACACCGATCGCGATCGCGTGTTCACCTCAGCCCAGGCCCTTGACTACGGACTCGTCGACCAGGTGCTGACACCGAGACGGCAAACGGATGCTGCGGCCTGA
- a CDS encoding helix-turn-helix domain-containing protein, whose product MAEIVEMQKARQQRELRRGPERPERSQPETLWREALGERLREHRGRRGEKLTDTAKAAGVSPQYLSEVERGRKEPSSEMIAAIAGALETSLIELTSEVAAGLRRRGATNSASDALLLAA is encoded by the coding sequence ATGGCCGAGATTGTGGAGATGCAGAAGGCGCGGCAGCAGCGAGAACTGCGGCGCGGACCAGAACGACCGGAGCGCTCACAGCCCGAGACCCTGTGGCGCGAAGCGCTCGGTGAACGGCTTCGGGAGCATCGCGGCCGGCGCGGCGAGAAGCTCACCGACACAGCGAAGGCAGCCGGCGTCTCTCCGCAATACCTCTCGGAGGTTGAGCGCGGGCGCAAGGAGCCCTCGAGTGAGATGATCGCGGCGATCGCCGGCGCGCTCGAGACGTCGCTCATCGAGCTGACGAGCGAGGTGGCGGCCGGGCTGCGGAGGCGGGGCGCCACGAACAGCGCCAGCGACGCGCTGCTGCTCGCCGCCTGA
- a CDS encoding phytoene desaturase family protein — MLDAVVVGSGPNGLAAAVTLARAGLSVRVYERSEHLGGGSQTAELTEPGFHHDVCSAVHPMAYASEFFHRFGLADRLEFITPPVSYANPLTPTHAAMAWRDLERTAASLGSDASSWLALLRPLLNNLDAVSDSVSHPILRLPRHPVALARFAARAIEQGSPLWNVAWHGDDAPALLTGVIAHSIRPLPSIAPTAAGLVLAAYAHSGGWPIPVGGSQMIADSLVADAVSHGVEFVTGHHVESLESLPPARAVIADTGVAGLRTLAGDRMPRDYARALSRFRPGNAAATAGFALSGPIPWANPDLERTATLHLCGTRGDVARAENQVARGNHADNPYVLLSQPSVFDPTRAPAGKHVVWAYTHVPRGSTIDQTEAITRQIERFAPGFRDVIISSTARTAADLHDHNPNFIGGDIATGDVSLRQLIARPVPSTDPWRTPMPGVYLCSAATPPGPGVHGLGGWRAALSALRNEFGIHHEPDLSPRRR, encoded by the coding sequence ATGCTCGATGCGGTCGTGGTGGGTTCGGGGCCCAATGGCCTCGCCGCCGCCGTCACGCTTGCTCGAGCCGGCCTCAGCGTGCGCGTGTATGAACGCTCAGAGCACCTCGGTGGCGGGTCCCAGACCGCCGAACTGACCGAACCAGGCTTTCACCACGACGTGTGTTCTGCCGTGCACCCCATGGCCTACGCGTCGGAGTTCTTTCACCGCTTCGGGCTTGCCGATCGCCTCGAGTTCATCACTCCGCCTGTCTCCTACGCCAACCCGCTCACTCCGACGCACGCCGCAATGGCGTGGCGGGATCTCGAGCGAACGGCAGCGAGCCTCGGCAGCGACGCCAGCTCGTGGCTGGCACTTCTGAGACCTCTGCTGAACAACCTCGACGCCGTTTCCGATTCGGTGTCGCACCCGATTCTGCGCCTGCCGCGGCATCCTGTTGCTCTCGCTCGATTCGCTGCGCGCGCCATCGAGCAGGGCTCCCCACTGTGGAATGTCGCATGGCACGGCGATGACGCTCCAGCGCTGCTGACCGGCGTGATCGCGCATTCGATCCGCCCGTTGCCCAGCATCGCACCCACCGCAGCCGGGCTCGTCCTGGCTGCATACGCGCACTCGGGAGGGTGGCCGATTCCGGTGGGTGGCAGCCAGATGATCGCCGATTCGCTCGTCGCAGATGCTGTCTCGCATGGCGTGGAATTCGTCACCGGTCACCACGTGGAGTCGCTCGAGTCGCTGCCTCCCGCCCGCGCCGTCATCGCCGACACCGGCGTCGCCGGACTGAGAACACTCGCCGGCGATCGGATGCCGCGGGACTACGCGCGCGCTCTGTCACGGTTTCGCCCGGGCAACGCCGCGGCAACTGCCGGTTTCGCGCTCTCCGGCCCGATTCCCTGGGCGAACCCCGATCTTGAACGCACAGCAACGCTTCATCTCTGCGGCACCCGCGGCGACGTCGCCCGAGCCGAGAATCAGGTGGCCCGGGGCAACCACGCAGACAACCCGTACGTTCTGCTCTCTCAGCCGAGTGTCTTCGACCCGACGCGCGCACCGGCGGGAAAGCACGTGGTGTGGGCATACACGCACGTGCCTCGCGGATCGACGATCGACCAGACCGAGGCAATCACACGCCAGATTGAGCGTTTCGCCCCCGGGTTTCGCGACGTCATCATCTCGTCGACGGCGCGCACGGCGGCCGACCTGCACGATCACAACCCCAACTTCATCGGCGGCGACATCGCGACGGGCGATGTCTCGCTTCGCCAACTGATCGCGCGCCCTGTGCCGTCGACAGACCCGTGGCGCACGCCCATGCCCGGGGTCTACCTGTGCTCGGCGGCAACTCCTCCTGGCCCTGGCGTTCACGGCCTCGGCGGGTGGCGGGCCGCGCTCTCTGCACTGCGCAATGAGTTCGGCATCCATCACGAGCCGGATCTGTCGCCCCGCCGTCGCTGA